The following coding sequences are from one Paracoccus alcaliphilus window:
- a CDS encoding M16 family metallopeptidase — MIRAVFALFFAIVAIPAHAIDIQDVTSPGGIKAWLVEDHSIPFVALSLNFRGGASLDSPDKRGAINLMTATLEEGAGDMDSTEFAQAAEDLGARLSFDVGDDALTVTMRALTENRDETADLLGLALTQPRFDEPAVERVRAQVLAIIRAEATDPQAITAKEMARQAWGDHPYATSINGTAASVGALTSDDLMAAKDSVLARDRVVIGAAGDITPDELGALLDRILGDLPAEGTVPLPGQAKLQLTGGVTVIDWDSPQTIVAFAGPGLPIDDPDYFAAFVANHILGGGGFSSRLMDEIREKRGLTYGIGTSLATGMLGQTWQGGMAGSNATTGQAVELIRQEWDRLAEGVTETELENAKTYLTGEYPLRWDGNGKIAGILAGMQLVGFPIDYPDTRNDQVEAVTAKDIQRVAQRLLHSDQLRFVLTGRPEGIEATDTAETEPTLN; from the coding sequence ATGATCCGCGCCGTTTTCGCCCTGTTCTTCGCCATCGTCGCGATCCCGGCCCACGCCATCGACATTCAGGACGTCACCTCGCCCGGCGGCATCAAGGCCTGGCTGGTCGAGGATCACTCGATCCCCTTCGTCGCGCTCAGCCTGAATTTCCGCGGCGGTGCCAGCCTCGACAGCCCCGACAAGCGCGGCGCCATCAACCTGATGACCGCCACGCTGGAAGAAGGCGCGGGCGACATGGATTCCACCGAATTCGCCCAGGCGGCCGAGGATCTGGGCGCGCGCCTGTCCTTCGATGTGGGCGATGACGCGCTCACCGTCACCATGCGCGCCCTGACCGAAAACCGCGACGAAACCGCCGACCTGCTGGGACTGGCGCTGACCCAGCCGCGTTTCGATGAACCCGCGGTCGAGAGGGTCCGCGCGCAGGTGCTGGCGATCATCCGGGCCGAGGCGACCGATCCGCAGGCCATCACCGCCAAGGAAATGGCGCGTCAGGCATGGGGCGATCACCCCTATGCGACCTCGATCAACGGCACCGCCGCATCGGTGGGGGCGCTGACCTCCGACGACCTGATGGCGGCCAAAGACAGCGTGCTGGCCCGCGACCGCGTGGTGATCGGCGCGGCAGGCGACATCACGCCCGATGAACTGGGCGCGCTGCTGGACCGCATCCTTGGCGATCTGCCAGCCGAGGGCACGGTCCCGCTGCCCGGTCAGGCCAAATTGCAGCTGACCGGCGGCGTCACCGTGATCGACTGGGACAGCCCGCAAACCATCGTCGCCTTTGCCGGTCCCGGCCTGCCCATCGACGACCCCGATTACTTCGCCGCCTTCGTCGCCAACCACATCCTTGGCGGTGGCGGCTTCAGTTCGCGCCTGATGGACGAGATCCGCGAAAAGCGCGGCCTGACCTATGGCATCGGCACCTCGCTGGCGACGGGTATGCTGGGCCAGACATGGCAGGGCGGCATGGCAGGCTCGAACGCCACGACGGGTCAGGCGGTCGAACTGATCCGGCAGGAATGGGACCGTCTGGCCGAGGGCGTGACGGAAACCGAACTGGAAAACGCCAAGACCTACCTGACCGGCGAATATCCCCTGCGCTGGGACGGCAATGGCAAGATCGCCGGCATTCTGGCCGGAATGCAGCTTGTGGGCTTCCCCATCGACTATCCCGACACCCGCAACGATCAGGTCGAGGCCGTCACCGCCAAGGACATCCAGCGCGTCGCCCAACGACTGCTGCATTCCGATCAGCTGCGCTTCGTGCTGACCGGCCGCCCCGAAGGCATCGAGGCCACGGACACCGCCGAAACCGAACCCACCCTCAACTGA
- a CDS encoding sulfurtransferase TusA family protein: MNDREALIDARGLLCPLPVLRLRKALLDLAPGSRLRLIATDPAAVIDVPHFCAQTGHAFIDMRETEDGAREFVVERGPSAPSGAGALTPGDI; encoded by the coding sequence ATGAACGACCGCGAGGCCCTGATCGACGCGCGCGGTCTGCTGTGCCCGCTGCCGGTGCTGCGCCTGCGCAAGGCATTGCTGGATCTGGCCCCCGGCAGCCGGTTGCGCCTGATCGCCACCGATCCGGCAGCGGTGATCGATGTGCCGCATTTCTGCGCCCAGACCGGGCATGCGTTCATCGACATGCGCGAGACGGAAGACGGGGCGCGGGAATTCGTCGTGGAAAGGGGGCCTTCCGCCCCCTCGGGCGCAGGCGCCCTCACCCCCGGGGATATTTGA
- a CDS encoding DUF3035 domain-containing protein — translation MRAFAVTIGLAALVGLTACSDDRGLMNLRSTSAGPDEFAILPTRPLAMPPDLAVLPAPTPGDGNITDPTPVADAVGALGGNPAALNDRGIGAADQPLVAHAGRRGTDPAIRTELAQADADRRSRSGRRLFERLFGTNVYMRTYQPMRMDAQTEQDRWQRAGAQTPSAPPRPGN, via the coding sequence ATGCGGGCTTTCGCAGTGACGATCGGACTGGCGGCCTTGGTCGGGCTTACGGCCTGCAGCGACGATCGCGGGCTGATGAACCTGCGCTCGACCAGTGCCGGGCCGGACGAATTCGCGATCCTGCCGACGCGCCCGCTAGCCATGCCGCCCGATCTGGCGGTTCTGCCCGCACCGACGCCGGGCGACGGCAACATCACCGATCCGACGCCGGTGGCCGATGCGGTCGGCGCGCTTGGCGGCAATCCGGCGGCGCTGAATGATCGCGGCATCGGGGCCGCCGATCAGCCTCTGGTCGCCCATGCCGGACGGCGCGGCACCGATCCCGCGATCCGCACCGAGCTGGCGCAGGCCGACGCGGATCGCCGTTCCCGCAGCGGGCGGCGCCTGTTCGAGCGGCTGTTCGGCACCAATGTCTATATGCGCACCTATCAGCCGATGCGGATGGATGCGCAGACCGAACAGGATCGCTGGCAGCGGGCGGGCGCCCAGACGCCAAGCGCGCCGCCGCGACCCGGAAACTGA
- a CDS encoding PQQ-dependent sugar dehydrogenase: protein MSDILPRILSRLSIVAATGLMASTTVAQDFNAAPPNGQGQTPAFEGQTRAPVLPDTALTTTPVAEGLEHPWGMAELPDGSWLVTERPGRMRLVGADGALSGPIGGLPEVDARGQGGLLDVAVADDFAQTRQLWWSFAEPREGGKNATAVATGTLSADGGTVEGARVIWQQQPAWDSQQHYGSRLVFDGNGGLYVTTGERSVQDARGLSQNVTTTLGKVVRINPADGSPMGDPGVAEALPEIWSWGHRNIQGATMGPDGALWTIEHGPKGGDELNRPQAGRNYGWPRATYGVEYSGQPVGDGITQLEGTEQPLYYWDPVIAPGGMTFYDGQMFPDWQGDLLIGGMAGALVRLELDGTRVTGEARHLQGIGRVRDVDLASDGSVMILTDERNGAMIRVTPGQQ from the coding sequence ATGTCCGACATTCTTCCCCGTATCCTGTCGCGTCTTTCCATCGTGGCGGCGACCGGCCTCATGGCCTCGACCACCGTGGCGCAGGATTTCAACGCCGCCCCGCCGAACGGGCAGGGCCAGACCCCGGCATTCGAGGGCCAGACCCGCGCGCCCGTCCTGCCCGACACCGCCCTGACCACCACCCCGGTGGCCGAGGGGCTGGAGCATCCCTGGGGCATGGCCGAACTGCCCGATGGCAGCTGGCTGGTGACCGAACGCCCCGGCCGGATGCGGCTGGTCGGCGCCGATGGCGCGCTGTCCGGCCCGATCGGCGGGCTGCCAGAGGTCGATGCGCGCGGGCAGGGCGGTCTGCTGGATGTGGCCGTGGCGGATGATTTCGCCCAGACCCGGCAATTGTGGTGGAGCTTTGCGGAACCGCGCGAGGGCGGCAAGAACGCCACCGCCGTCGCCACCGGCACGCTGTCCGCCGATGGCGGCACGGTCGAGGGCGCGCGGGTGATCTGGCAGCAGCAGCCCGCATGGGATTCGCAGCAGCATTACGGTTCGCGGCTGGTTTTCGACGGCAATGGCGGGCTCTATGTGACCACCGGCGAACGCTCGGTTCAGGATGCGCGGGGATTGTCGCAGAACGTGACCACCACGCTTGGCAAGGTGGTGCGGATCAATCCCGCTGATGGCAGCCCGATGGGCGATCCCGGCGTGGCCGAGGCCCTGCCCGAGATCTGGTCATGGGGCCATCGCAACATTCAGGGCGCCACGATGGGGCCGGACGGGGCGTTGTGGACCATCGAGCATGGCCCGAAAGGCGGGGACGAGCTGAACCGCCCGCAGGCCGGGCGCAACTATGGCTGGCCGCGCGCGACCTATGGCGTGGAATACAGCGGTCAGCCGGTCGGCGATGGCATTACCCAGTTGGAGGGCACCGAGCAGCCGCTCTATTATTGGGATCCGGTGATCGCGCCGGGGGGGATGACCTTCTATGACGGGCAGATGTTCCCGGATTGGCAGGGTGATCTGCTGATCGGCGGCATGGCCGGGGCGCTGGTGCGTCTGGAGCTGGACGGCACCCGCGTCACCGGCGAGGCGCGGCATCTGCAAGGGATCGGCAGGGTCCGCGATGTGGATCTGGCCAGCGACGGCTCGGTCATGATCCTGACGGATGAGCGGAATGGCGCGATGATCCGGGTCACGCCGGGCCAGCAGTAG
- a CDS encoding M16 family metallopeptidase, translated as MPAFRHPALPLIFGLAALLSPPLPALAEMPEGVTHFTLPNGLETVVIQDHRAPVVVQMLWYRIGSADERPGKSGIAHYLEHLMFKGTDKLQPGEFSRTVTANGGMDNAFTSYDYTAYFQRIASDRLPLIMGMEADRMENLRIGEDDWQAERQVVLEERAQRVDSNPAALFAEERNAVQFYNHPYGRPVIGWRAEMEGLTREDAIAWYDEHYSPHEAVLILAGDVTPEQARELAEEHYGPIPAKGEATPRIRPQEPQKRTSRRMEMTDPRVAQPSMIRSWIVPERNAGDQKPAAALTVLAELLGGSMQTSVLGRELALPGKALWVNAGYDGLSVDPTSFRVSLIPADGMDPAEAEAELDAVLARFAETGPDDADLERIKTRIRAAQIYARDSAHGRAYDYGQGLSIGLTIEDVNDWPDILAAVTADEVTDAARALLADNAHVTGWLFPASDAPSGNGGQATSPPADDMTAPADAPDDQSPEVQG; from the coding sequence ATGCCCGCGTTCCGTCACCCGGCCCTGCCGCTGATTTTCGGGCTGGCCGCCCTGCTGTCCCCGCCCCTGCCCGCCTTGGCCGAGATGCCCGAGGGCGTCACCCATTTCACCCTGCCCAACGGACTGGAAACCGTGGTCATTCAGGACCACCGCGCCCCGGTCGTGGTGCAGATGCTGTGGTATCGGATCGGATCCGCCGACGAACGCCCCGGCAAATCGGGCATTGCGCATTACCTTGAGCACCTGATGTTCAAGGGCACCGACAAGCTGCAACCGGGAGAGTTCTCGCGCACCGTCACCGCCAATGGTGGCATGGACAACGCCTTTACCTCTTACGACTATACCGCCTATTTCCAGCGCATCGCCTCGGACCGGCTGCCCCTGATCATGGGGATGGAAGCCGACCGCATGGAAAATCTGCGCATCGGCGAGGATGACTGGCAGGCCGAACGTCAGGTCGTGCTGGAGGAACGGGCACAGCGGGTGGACAGCAACCCCGCCGCCCTGTTCGCCGAGGAACGCAATGCGGTGCAGTTCTATAACCACCCATACGGCCGCCCGGTGATCGGCTGGCGCGCCGAAATGGAAGGGCTGACGCGCGAGGATGCCATCGCCTGGTATGACGAACATTATTCCCCGCACGAGGCCGTGCTGATCCTGGCCGGCGACGTGACCCCCGAACAGGCCCGTGAACTGGCCGAGGAACATTACGGCCCGATCCCCGCCAAGGGCGAGGCCACCCCCCGCATCCGCCCGCAGGAACCGCAGAAACGCACCTCCCGGCGGATGGAGATGACCGACCCGCGCGTGGCCCAGCCCTCGATGATACGCAGCTGGATCGTGCCCGAACGCAATGCCGGCGATCAGAAACCCGCCGCCGCGCTGACGGTGCTGGCGGAACTGCTGGGCGGCTCGATGCAGACCTCGGTTCTGGGGCGCGAACTGGCGCTGCCGGGCAAGGCGCTGTGGGTGAACGCGGGCTATGACGGGCTGTCGGTCGATCCGACCAGCTTCCGCGTCTCGCTGATCCCCGCCGACGGCATGGACCCCGCCGAGGCCGAGGCCGAGCTGGACGCCGTTCTGGCGCGTTTCGCCGAAACCGGCCCGGATGATGCCGATCTGGAACGGATCAAGACCCGGATCCGCGCGGCGCAGATCTATGCCCGCGATTCCGCCCATGGCCGCGCCTATGATTACGGTCAGGGCCTGTCCATCGGGCTGACCATCGAGGATGTGAACGACTGGCCCGACATTCTGGCCGCAGTCACCGCCGACGAGGTAACGGACGCCGCCCGCGCCCTGCTGGCCGACAATGCCCATGTCACCGGCTGGCTGTTTCCCGCCAGTGACGCGCCTTCCGGCAACGGCGGGCAGGCCACATCTCCGCCCGCCGATGACATGACCGCACCCGCCGACGCCCCCGATGACCAAAGCCCCGAGGTGCAAGGATGA
- a CDS encoding pseudouridine synthase, with the protein MSVSAFVYAPPPEAPEIIHADHEILVVNKPSGLLSVPGRGPDKADCLIERLRGPFPTVLLVHRLDLDTSGVIIFGLTPHAQRSLARQFEERRVKKAYIARVAGRLEPKTGRVDLPLIVDWPNRPRQKVDHDQGRAAQTDWRVIRASDVETRVRLFPLTGRSHQLRVHMAETGHAILGDPLYASGAAADHPRLMLHAESLRVKHPDSGVQMTFRAPVPF; encoded by the coding sequence ATGAGCGTGTCGGCCTTTGTCTATGCCCCACCGCCCGAGGCGCCGGAAATCATCCATGCCGATCACGAGATTCTGGTGGTCAACAAGCCCTCGGGCCTGCTGTCGGTGCCGGGGCGCGGGCCGGACAAGGCCGATTGCCTGATCGAACGGCTGCGCGGCCCCTTTCCCACCGTGCTGCTGGTGCATCGGCTGGATCTGGACACGTCGGGCGTCATCATCTTCGGCCTGACCCCCCATGCGCAGCGCAGCCTTGCCCGCCAGTTCGAGGAACGCCGCGTCAAGAAGGCCTATATCGCCCGCGTCGCCGGGCGGTTGGAGCCGAAGACCGGGCGCGTCGATCTGCCGCTGATCGTGGACTGGCCGAACCGCCCGCGCCAGAAGGTCGATCACGATCAGGGCCGCGCCGCGCAGACCGACTGGCGGGTGATCCGCGCCAGCGACGTCGAGACGCGGGTGCGGCTGTTCCCGCTGACCGGGCGCAGCCACCAGTTGCGGGTGCATATGGCGGAAACCGGCCATGCCATCCTTGGCGATCCGCTTTATGCCAGCGGTGCGGCGGCGGATCATCCGCGCCTGATGCTGCATGCCGAAAGCCTGCGGGTGAAACATCCCGACAGCGGCGTGCAGATGACGTTCAGGGCGCCGGTCCCCTTCTGA
- a CDS encoding LysE family translocator, which produces MIWEVLANIPLPQLTAFVIGGLVLNFAPGQDVFFATACGIQGGPRAGALAGVGVTLGVLTHLMLAVVGLGAIIAAHPEALLAIKYAGAAYLLWLAWASWTAGPVDPSVRGSVRPWNIVRRGFLSNLLNPKPVLFLLAFLPQFTNPAWGPVWQQVLALGLIFATTGALVTMGYGIVAGWAGQIIGRRLDILNRIAAVMYAGLAIRLVTK; this is translated from the coding sequence ATGATCTGGGAGGTGCTGGCGAATATCCCGCTGCCGCAACTGACCGCCTTCGTCATCGGCGGGCTGGTGCTGAACTTTGCGCCGGGGCAGGACGTGTTCTTTGCCACCGCCTGCGGGATTCAGGGCGGGCCGCGCGCGGGCGCGCTGGCCGGGGTCGGGGTCACGCTGGGGGTGCTGACGCATCTGATGCTGGCGGTGGTGGGGCTGGGCGCGATCATCGCCGCCCATCCCGAGGCCCTGCTGGCGATCAAATATGCCGGTGCCGCCTATCTTCTGTGGCTGGCATGGGCCAGCTGGACGGCCGGGCCGGTCGATCCGTCCGTGCGGGGCAGCGTCCGGCCGTGGAACATCGTCCGGCGCGGTTTTCTGTCCAATCTGCTGAACCCCAAGCCGGTGCTGTTCCTGCTGGCCTTCCTGCCGCAATTCACCAATCCCGCATGGGGTCCGGTCTGGCAGCAGGTGCTGGCGCTTGGCCTGATCTTTGCCACGACCGGCGCGTTGGTGACGATGGGTTACGGCATCGTCGCGGGCTGGGCCGGGCAGATCATCGGGCGGCGTCTGGACATCCTGAACCGCATCGCCGCCGTCATGTATGCGGGGCTGGCCATCCGTCTGGTTACGAAATGA
- a CDS encoding DUF2478 domain-containing protein, which produces MLGWFGLDDAQAGEADRILARLVSQLGDEGFHLAGAVQVNTDLGADCACDMDMLVIGEEATPIRISQSLGSGSSGCRLDPGALEMAAARVGNRLSGAEILILPKFGRQEAAGRGFRTLIAHAVAEGVPVLLHVPVEQREAFAAFADGIGQRLAPEMLAGWCRQLGRAA; this is translated from the coding sequence ATGCTGGGTTGGTTCGGACTGGATGATGCGCAGGCGGGCGAGGCCGACCGGATTCTGGCGCGGCTGGTCAGCCAGCTGGGCGATGAGGGTTTTCACCTTGCCGGGGCGGTGCAGGTGAATACCGATCTGGGCGCGGATTGCGCCTGCGACATGGACATGCTGGTCATCGGCGAGGAGGCGACCCCGATCCGGATTTCGCAATCGCTCGGCTCGGGGTCGAGCGGCTGCCGGCTGGACCCCGGCGCGCTGGAAATGGCCGCCGCCCGGGTCGGCAACCGTCTGTCGGGGGCCGAGATCCTGATCCTGCCGAAATTCGGCCGCCAGGAGGCCGCGGGCCGGGGTTTTCGGACGCTGATCGCCCATGCCGTCGCAGAAGGCGTGCCGGTGCTGCTGCATGTGCCGGTCGAGCAGCGCGAGGCCTTCGCGGCGTTCGCGGACGGAATCGGCCAGCGGCTGGCGCCGGAGATGCTGGCCGGGTGGTGCCGCCAGCTGGGCCGGGCGGCATGA
- a CDS encoding GFA family protein, with product MCSERSDFTGQCLCGAVRFSGAFADQPFHMCHCGQCRRWSGHYWSGFEADGLRIEGGDALRWFRSSPEAERGFCQHCGSSLFWRLVGADRVSVSPGALELPTGLRPAGHIFVADKGDYYDIADGLPQYAQDKTE from the coding sequence ATGTGTTCGGAACGCTCTGACTTTACCGGACAGTGCCTGTGCGGCGCGGTCCGCTTTTCCGGCGCCTTCGCCGATCAGCCATTCCATATGTGCCATTGCGGCCAGTGCCGCCGCTGGTCCGGCCATTACTGGTCGGGATTCGAGGCGGACGGGTTGCGCATCGAAGGCGGCGACGCCCTGCGCTGGTTCCGCTCTTCGCCCGAGGCCGAGCGCGGATTCTGCCAGCACTGCGGATCGTCGCTGTTCTGGCGGCTGGTCGGTGCGGATCGCGTCTCGGTCTCGCCCGGTGCGCTGGAACTGCCGACGGGGCTGCGTCCCGCCGGGCATATCTTCGTGGCCGACAAGGGCGATTACTACGACATCGCCGACGGGCTGCCGCAATATGCGCAGGACAAGACCGAATGA
- a CDS encoding DUF3775 domain-containing protein, giving the protein MLQISPDKIAHIIIRAREYESGVNPWAHQGSRAQHGTRTELHNFIEMLNEDEQASLVAVMWIGRDSFEAAELEEAIATARAERRIPTEDYLMGEPRLADLLEAGMDALGISPEDAEDDLHKPV; this is encoded by the coding sequence ATGCTTCAGATCAGCCCTGACAAGATCGCCCATATCATCATCCGCGCCCGCGAATATGAAAGCGGCGTCAACCCCTGGGCGCATCAGGGCAGCCGCGCCCAGCATGGCACCCGGACCGAGCTGCATAATTTCATCGAGATGCTGAACGAGGACGAACAGGCCAGTCTGGTCGCCGTCATGTGGATCGGCCGCGACAGTTTCGAGGCCGCCGAACTGGAGGAAGCCATCGCTACCGCGCGGGCCGAACGCCGCATCCCGACCGAGGATTACCTGATGGGGGAACCCCGCCTTGCCGATCTGCTGGAGGCGGGGATGGACGCCCTGGGCATCTCGCCCGAGGATGCCGAGGACGATCTGCACAAACCCGTCTGA
- the mutL gene encoding DNA mismatch repair endonuclease MutL, with translation MNQHAPNIRPIIRQLDESTANRIAAGEVVERPASAVKELVENALDAGATRIGIAIADGGKSLIRVTDDGCGMLPEDLPLALSRHATSKIDGSDLLAIRSFGFRGEALPSLGAVGRLTITSRTEGAEGALISVIGGKPSPTRPAAANRGTVVELRDLFFATPARLKFLRSDRAETQAVADVTRRLAMAEPLVGFTLTVDGKEVFRADAEQGELFDAFRTRLSRVMGRDFIDNAIAIDAERDGLALTGFAALPTYSRGAAVAQHLYVNGRPVRDKLLTGALRAGYMDVLASGRHPAAVLYLNCDPQMVDVNVHPAKAEVRFRDPTAARGLVVSALRHALAGAGHRASSTVGAATLAAFRPEPAAPTHRTYQMDYRPRHPSGGAIRAALDAQAPMPQMETGFHESPSARIEPEQTAPQDAPLGAARAQIHENYIIAQTEDGLVIVDQHAAHERLVYERLKAQAGVSGIATQALLIPEIVELSEADAARILSVADELAALGLVIEAFGGSAVAVREAPAMLARLDAAALIRDILDDLADQGSSDRLRARIDAVLSSMACHGSVRSGRRMGAEEMNALLREMERTPKSGQCNHGRPTWVKLRLGDIERLFGRSG, from the coding sequence ATGAACCAGCACGCCCCCAATATACGCCCCATTATCCGGCAACTGGACGAATCCACCGCCAACCGCATCGCGGCGGGCGAGGTGGTCGAGCGCCCGGCCTCGGCCGTCAAGGAACTGGTCGAGAACGCGCTGGACGCCGGGGCGACCCGGATCGGGATCGCCATCGCCGATGGCGGCAAAAGCCTGATCCGCGTCACCGATGACGGCTGCGGCATGCTGCCCGAAGACCTGCCGCTGGCCCTGTCACGACACGCCACCAGCAAGATCGACGGCAGCGACCTGCTGGCAATCCGCAGCTTCGGCTTCCGGGGCGAGGCGCTGCCCTCGCTTGGCGCGGTCGGGCGGCTGACCATCACCTCGCGCACCGAGGGCGCAGAAGGGGCGTTGATCTCGGTCATCGGCGGCAAACCCTCGCCCACACGCCCCGCCGCTGCCAATCGCGGCACCGTGGTCGAATTGCGCGACCTGTTCTTTGCCACCCCCGCAAGGCTGAAATTCCTGCGCAGCGACCGGGCCGAGACGCAGGCCGTCGCCGATGTCACCCGCCGCCTTGCGATGGCCGAACCTCTGGTCGGCTTTACCCTCACCGTCGATGGCAAAGAGGTCTTTCGCGCCGATGCCGAACAGGGCGAGCTGTTCGACGCCTTCCGCACCCGCCTGTCGCGGGTCATGGGCCGCGATTTCATCGACAATGCCATCGCCATAGATGCCGAGCGTGACGGGCTGGCCCTGACCGGCTTTGCCGCGCTGCCGACCTATTCGCGCGGCGCGGCGGTGGCGCAGCATCTCTATGTGAATGGCCGCCCGGTCCGCGACAAGCTGCTGACCGGGGCGCTTCGGGCGGGCTATATGGATGTGCTGGCCTCGGGGCGTCATCCGGCGGCGGTGCTCTATCTGAATTGCGATCCGCAGATGGTGGATGTGAACGTCCACCCCGCCAAGGCCGAGGTGCGTTTCCGCGACCCCACCGCCGCGCGCGGGCTGGTGGTCAGCGCCCTGCGCCACGCGCTGGCGGGGGCCGGGCATCGCGCCTCGTCCACGGTGGGCGCGGCCACGCTGGCGGCGTTCCGGCCCGAACCCGCCGCCCCCACCCATCGCACCTATCAGATGGATTACCGGCCCCGGCATCCGTCGGGTGGCGCGATCCGCGCCGCGCTGGATGCGCAGGCGCCGATGCCACAGATGGAAACCGGCTTCCACGAGTCGCCCTCGGCCCGGATCGAACCTGAACAGACCGCGCCGCAGGACGCCCCCCTTGGTGCCGCCCGCGCGCAGATCCACGAGAACTATATCATCGCCCAGACCGAGGACGGGCTGGTCATCGTCGATCAGCACGCCGCGCATGAACGTCTGGTCTATGAACGGCTGAAGGCGCAGGCCGGGGTCAGCGGCATCGCCACGCAGGCGCTGCTGATCCCCGAGATCGTCGAGCTGTCGGAAGCCGACGCCGCGCGCATCCTGTCCGTCGCCGACGAGCTGGCCGCGCTGGGGCTGGTGATCGAAGCCTTCGGCGGCAGTGCCGTCGCCGTGCGCGAGGCGCCCGCGATGCTGGCCCGGCTGGACGCCGCCGCGCTGATCCGCGACATTCTGGATGATCTGGCCGATCAGGGCAGCTCGGACCGGCTGCGGGCACGGATCGACGCGGTGCTGTCCTCGATGGCCTGCCACGGCTCGGTCCGCTCGGGCCGCCGGATGGGGGCCGAGGAGATGAACGCCCTGCTGCGCGAGATGGAGCGGACCCCGAAATCGGGCCAGTGCAACCACGGCCGCCCGACATGGGTGAAGCTGCGGCTGGGCGATATCGAAAGGCTGTTCGGACGCAGCGGATGA
- a CDS encoding GAF domain-containing protein — MTDYAALAARIRALTEGETDEVALMATLACEIHHADARFDWTGFYRVTGPEMLKIGPYQGGHGCLVIPFSRGVCGAAARTRQAQIVADVDAFPGHIACASSTRSELVLPVTGAGGRLIGVLDIDSDRPDAFTQQDATQLTRILDDVFGTL; from the coding sequence ATGACCGACTATGCCGCACTTGCCGCCCGAATCCGCGCCCTGACCGAAGGCGAGACCGACGAGGTCGCGCTGATGGCAACGCTGGCCTGCGAGATTCACCATGCCGATGCGCGTTTCGACTGGACCGGCTTCTATCGCGTCACCGGGCCCGAGATGCTGAAGATCGGCCCCTATCAGGGCGGTCATGGCTGTCTGGTGATCCCGTTTTCGCGCGGCGTCTGCGGTGCGGCGGCGCGGACGCGGCAGGCGCAGATCGTGGCCGATGTGGATGCGTTTCCCGGCCATATCGCCTGCGCCAGCTCGACCCGGTCCGAGCTTGTGCTGCCGGTGACCGGCGCGGGCGGGCGGCTGATCGGGGTGCTGGATATCGACAGCGACCGGCCCGATGCCTTTACGCAGCAAGACGCGACACAACTGACAAGGATACTGGACGATGTGTTCGGAACGCTCTGA
- a CDS encoding MBL fold metallo-hydrolase translates to MQITRRTGLTYAFLALGGTALPRLAAAQTVAATTGPAAHRHTVDGGEVLIHPVDHASMLIETPGGNILVDPVGGAPAYAGLPQPQLILITHEHGDHFDLPTLESLPAVRIIANPAVWIKLPPEMQSRATQMHNGGAADVLGIRIEAIPAYNITEDRLQYHPKGRDNGYVLTIGGKRFLIAGDTEDTPELRALENIHAAFLPMNLPYTMTVQQAADAVGEFQPEIVYPYHHRGSDLAEFTRLVAEASPATQVVIANWYPAGE, encoded by the coding sequence ATGCAGATCACCCGTCGCACCGGACTGACCTACGCGTTTCTTGCGCTTGGCGGCACGGCCCTGCCGCGGCTGGCCGCCGCGCAGACCGTCGCCGCGACCACCGGACCCGCGGCCCATCGCCATACGGTCGATGGCGGAGAGGTTCTGATCCATCCCGTCGATCACGCCTCGATGCTGATCGAGACGCCGGGCGGCAATATCCTTGTCGATCCCGTGGGCGGTGCCCCCGCCTATGCCGGGTTGCCGCAGCCGCAACTGATCCTGATTACCCATGAGCATGGCGACCATTTCGACCTGCCCACGCTGGAATCCCTGCCCGCCGTCCGCATCATCGCCAACCCCGCCGTCTGGATCAAGCTGCCGCCCGAGATGCAGTCGCGCGCGACCCAGATGCACAATGGCGGTGCCGCCGATGTGCTGGGCATCCGCATCGAGGCGATCCCGGCCTACAACATCACCGAGGACCGCCTGCAATATCACCCCAAGGGCCGCGACAACGGCTATGTCCTGACCATCGGCGGCAAACGCTTTCTGATCGCCGGCGATACCGAGGATACGCCGGAACTGCGGGCGCTGGAAAACATCCATGCGGCGTTCCTGCCGATGAACCTGCCCTATACGATGACGGTTCAGCAGGCTGCGGATGCGGTGGGTGAATTCCAGCCCGAGATCGTCTATCCCTATCACCATCGCGGCAGCGATCTGGCGGAATTCACCCGGCTGGTGGCCGAAGCCAGCCCGGCCACGCAGGTAGTGATCGCCAACTGGTATCCGGCGGGGGAATAA